The nucleotide window gaCTACTTTGGCCTCCGGATACGCGTTGAGCAACTCCTCCGAGAAGGCGATGGCCGGGGTATCGGAGGATATGGCGGCGTAGTCGTGGAGCAGTTGATCGAATTCGGCTCGGCCGTAGAGGGGACCTGGTGCGTTGAAGAACTTTCGGTCGATGGCTTCTTGCCACATGGGGATGGTGCCGAATTTGTCGGACATTAGGTGGATGGAGTGCCAgcaggggagggagagggtttCGAGGGCGGAGCACATTGCTATTATTCCTTCTCTTAGTATAGGTTTGCTTTTGATAATTATAGGGTGGTGGGATGTTGGTTTTGAGGTATATGGTACAAATAAAGTACTTACAGGCTGTACCGGTGCGGTTGAATCCTAAGCAGAGGACTTGGAGTGGAACGGTGCGCTTCTTGCCTCGTGGTGATTCGCTGTTCACGGGGCGGAAGAGCTCGGGGTGGCGGTCTTGGGGGGTTGCCATGGTGCAAACCGATGTATACTTGTATGATTTGCTGTATTTTGTTGGTTGGTATGTGTAGGAGAATGATTATTGATGTTTGAACTCCGATGGTTATGGTGCTGTTGTAGAGGCATCTTATAGTCCTTTCATTCACTTGTATTAACCTAGCGCTTATTTATCGGCTGTTGGAGGAGTGCATTGATTGGTCTGCTCGTTCATGCATTTAGTCCCATTCACTAGCTCGTTAGCGCTTAGTTGGCTGGGGCAACTTGTATAGTGTTGTGCACAGTGGTAGAGGCAGATTTTTAAATGCAAACATGAGACTATGTTACTTTCAATTCGGTGATAGATAACTAGATTCTGAGAAAGAAGTGAGATATCACAAATAACACACTTAAGCAGGAGTATGATGTTCAAAGTGGATATCCACGAGGCAGCTAACCAACACTATACCGATTCGGGTAATTCAGATGTAGGCTCTCACTGCGACAAATGTAGATAACCAAAGGTAATATGACATCTAAAAGACATGTATTACCAGAAATCACTCAAGCTATAATGTTCAATAACCTCTATACTTCAGTAATAGACTTTCCAAAGGGAAACAAGGGCTAATCACCTGCGATAAGATAAACTCCGACGGAGGTACCAAGTACCGAGGTAGTTTTTCCGAGATCGCCCCAAGATTGAGTCTCCGGCTTACTTTCTtacaaacaaacaactcTCTCTCCTTGATTCAGTCCCCTTTTAAAACTCATGCAGGATCCCACTcgttcattctcttcctgttctcatcttcttctccatattCAAGTCCGGGGAATCCCCATTCCCACTGTACATTCATCCACATCTACATAATCGCATAATcacataataataataataatcaaccatcatggccgacctctccaccctccgcGAAGTCATCCTCCCCACACTATTCTCCTGGAAATCCCTCGCCATTGTCCTCGCCTTACTCAATCTCAAGAACATTCCTTTCTCGTGGCACGTACGTATCCCATACCCCCTTCCCACCCATATATACCAAATACTAATGAAAGATAATGAAAACTAATAGATCCGCCTCCTaacccacctcctcctcaacctccgcCGCTCCCCGACCTCCCCACCCTTCCCAACCTGtcccccatcaccaaccctcACCAGCAAGAACCAAAAGAACATCCAAACCCATCCAATCTTCCACCCGCACACACTCACCACGCGCACCTCCCTCTGGGAAACCGACTACAACTTCCACAAATCCAACAGCACGTATTTCTCCGATCTGGACATCTCCCGCACAGCCATCGTGACAAGGGTATACACACCGGGTTTGGCGCTCGTGAGCTTGGAATTCGACCACGAGTTGAAGAACgggaaggatgagaatgcCAAGGTCAatgtggggaagaaggtgtaTGTCGCGCTGGGATCGACCTTTACTAGCTTTAAGAGGGAGATTGGGCCGTTGCAGAGGTATCGCGTGTTGAGTCGCGTGGTGGGATGGGATCGGAAGTGGGTTTATGTGTTGTCTGCTTTTGTGGGGATGGGTTCGGGAAATGGGAAGAGTGGAGGGAAGGCGAATGGGAAGGTGTTTGCTACGGCTGTGAGCAAGTATGTGGTTAAGAAGGGGTGGGTTACTGTGCCGCCggagagggtgttgagggcgAGTGGGATGTTGCCGGAGAggagtgttggtgatggggagggtgaggatggagtggtggttgaggaggaggaagaggggacgGTGGAGGGGATTgtagagggggtgggagaggtgTTGAGTAAGGATGACAATGATGCTACAGGACAAGGGGTATCGGATTGGACGTGGGAAATGatcgaagaggagagggttaGAGGGATGAAGATTGTCGAGGGATATGTGgggttggatgagaagtTGTTGGCCGAGTGGGAATAGATTATACCTCCTATCCACATCTGCGTTTACACTGCCTTCATATCTCGGgttatgtatatatagatacCACCTAAGACGGATAGATGATATAAGTATAGAGAAGATTCATCGTTAATGATCAGTCACGTCATGCATCTCATAAAGCCCTTTTTCACTCGTCCCCAACCCCCCTCAAAGCACTGTTCACTCAATCAACCGCAGAGCTGATTCTGAAGATCGATACCGGCTACACAAACCATCCATCAGCCATTTCCACCTCAATACTCCAGTTTTCAGAGGGGAATACATACTCTGAACCTCATCCCCACACCCACTATTATTCAAACAATCCACCACACCCTGCTGGAAACCGGTATTGGTGCAATAGCAGTTAAGATCACCGTCGCCACAGATTGTGCTCGACTCCACACAGTTGCCCTAAGATATCATTAGCAACTAACTCCACACCAAATTTCATATCATTCATTTCCATGACAAGGTCCaggaacatcaacaacaacataccAGACAATCCGGGATACTCTGCGCCGCGGCGAACGAGAAAAAAGTCGCGAtagggaagaggatggagaacTTCATTGTGACAGGaataagtaagtagtaactgATGGGATAGAAAGGAGGTGGAAGTGTCGTGCTACCACGAGGAAGTGAGGTGATTTATACTTACCCTCAACCCTCAATCCTTCAGTACTCATGATATAATGGATACTTCTACGTTGCTAGGGATGGTCTCCttgcgtgtgtgtgtctgtggGGTAAATCGCATGAATGATATTCAGTGCAAGGGAGTTGAGGGTATAGAAGATCAGTTGATCGTGTATATGTGTGTGTCTTGATGATCTTTATATCGGTTACTAACTGTGTGGTGATGTATGTTTAGCTCGGATTGTACATCAAGGACTATGTTTGTACGTCCATAGATGTCTTGGAAGGGCGAATGTGAAGGTACCATACAAAGGTCGGTGTGATACATGGTATGTTATGTAGCAAGTGACATCATGGCATGTTTCAAACCTCTCCATGTAGAAGAATATCCTAAAGGAACGATGGGTACGTCGTGACTTCTTCATTCCATGAGTAACTATCGTCTCCGCAAGGGGCTGCCATCCCGGGTGTTCAGACGCCACCTTCACGAGGCAGCCACTGCGGTCAATGTGAGACATGTGTCAGTCCTTGCAGGTTGGGTCAACTTCTTCAGTGTCTCAGTAGGATAGAATCTGTTGGTGTGAGTGTTAGACGCGTAAGCAGTGGAAAAAAGCCGACTATGATGAAATGTAGTTGTAAGTAATGAGGAAATCTATTATGACTGTATCTCTAGTCTAAATATATCAACAAGAAATGCACCTATATAAGCACCCCAAAAGTCACCGCAATatagaacaaagaaagaaatagaaaagcCACCTGCAGCCGCTATTCACTGCTTCCGCCACTTCTTCACCCGGAACAAATAATAgaacgccgccgccgccgcaatCTGCACAACAACATACACCCAAAAGATCCCAAAGTTCCTCCACTTATCACTCGCCACAATGCCTGTCATACTGATATATGCATCCGCCGTGCTCACAGAGCAGTACTCACAACCCGTCGTGGCATTCGGGTTCAGCAGATTCCCCCCAGCAAGCTCCGCATACTGTCCAAGATACTCGCCGCAGGATTGACCCGTTGGGGGGTCAAGAACCGACAGCTCCGACGACGAGCACACCACTTCCCTTCCTGACACTTGTGTAGATACCATGGCCGACGCCCAGTACGTGAACGGGGATGCGCGGTACATGAAGATCCAAAAGCCTGGGAGAGCGGAAGGCGACTGCATGATACCGCAAAAAATCAAGGACATGGCGAAAAGGAGAGTGACGACGGCACTGGCTGTGACGGTGTCGGGCATTGCGGCGATTATCATGTGCGCAAAGGTGCTGGTATAGATGAATAATTCAATGCAGAGGATGAGCACGGTGGCTTGTCGGGCGGAGCTTTGAATGCCTACTACGGGGAAATAGTAGCAGGCGAAGACAATGATGCCGAGAACGATTTGATACGGTATttcgacgatgatgttggcCATTAGGAATGCTTTCCAGCTGTAGGCTTTGCTGGGACGTTCGCGGACTTCGTAGAGGTCCCGTTGAGTGATGAAAAGAGGCATGATCTGCTGTacaagggaggggaagataGAGCACAGCATGAAGATCGAATAGATAACCGTCTGTAATCCTTGGAGAGAGGATTTAGCGTGGTAAAAAGAGAACCCGATGAAAAGGCCGCCAAACACGCCCAGGCCCCATTTCGCCAGCACGTACGAGGGCATGCGCCAGTATTGTTGGAATACTCGGTAGGTAACTTGGTACAACTGGAACCAGAACGGCATGGCAAACTCAGTATGGCTCCATTCAGAGTCCTCTTCGGCAGGTGCGTTTTGCTTCTCGGCGTGGATGCGATCGATCTCCACTTGGACATCTTGACTCTCGCTGCTTTGTTTCCATACATCGAACCAGTTCTCTCCTTTAGCATTGGAACCGTTGTTGACCATCTCGAGCATGTACTCGGCAGGGTTCTCGTCCTCTCCGCAAGGGCGTGGAGCGTCATGGGTCTCAAAGTAATCGAGAAGTGTGCGCGAGTTCTCTCCCACTGGTCCGAAGTAGACAGTCTTACCGCCGCGAGCAAGGAATAACAGCCGATCGAATTGTTGGAACAAAACGGCGCTAGGCTGGTGGATGGTACAGAGAACCGCCTGACCATGGTCGGCTAAGCGGCGCAAAAAGGCACAGATAGCCCAAGAACTCTGAGAATCTAGACCACTTGTAGGCTCgtccaagaagaggagaagcttTGGCCGTGCAGCCAACTCGACACCGATGGTTAGCAGCTTGCGTTGCTCAACGTTCAAGCCTTCTCCCGGAACTCCGACTACTGCTTCAGCAAAgtcctccatcttcagcatGGAGATTACTTCTTCGACATAGTCGTACTTTTCCTTGAGGGAGACATTCGGTGGCTGACGAAGCAGAGCACTGAACTGCAGTGATTCCCGGACAGTGGCTgtctgaagatggagatCTTGTTGCTGAACATACCCGGTCTTTCGCTGGAAGCTAGCATCCAGCCCTTTGCCGTTGACGAACATGTCACCGGTGATCACTCCCATGGTGGTACGGTGAgccagaacatcaagaagggTTGTCTTTCCTGCTCCACTGACGCCCATGAGCGCAGTGAGGGTTCCAGGCTTCACCCAGCCTGATACGTGGTCCAAAAGCCGTCTAGTCTCTCCCTTAATATCGACATCATAACACACGTCGCGCCAGGTGAAAATGTCCTGTTGCGGAGCGAGTCCTCCAAGGTTCTCCAATTTTTCCGTACCAGTCGGCTTGATGGTACTCAACTCAACTCCATTCTCAACATCAGCAGACTTTGGGCCCGTAGCACGCGACAAGGCGCGCTTCTGGCTGCGGTGAAAGACCAAGACCTCGGctgtgctggtggtggacgaGTTCAGCTCCGTGGCCAGGAAGTAGATCGCCATGAACGCGATCAAAAAGGCAATCAGTATCCCAAAGTTGCGCCACACGTGGCTGTAGTAGTACCTGAAATTGACGGCGATGTAACGATCTCCACTGACGAGCTTCTCGCCGGCAGTTGATCCGGACGTGGAACAAACGAAGGAAGAGCCATTCATGTCAGCGTATGACGGAATAAATGACGAGCAGGGAAATTCGCGACCGTGGAACTCGTTGGCGACAAGTATTTCAAACGCGTAGTAGATCGGATCTAGCAAGTTAGCAAGAGTCAACTAGGAAGCAAAAGAGACATGAGACATACTGATATAATGAATCCATTCGAACCAGGGATGCATTGAAGGAACGGGCAGCACAAATCCAGTATAGACGACCAAAGCCAGGATCAAAACTCCTGCCAGCGACATGGCCTGGGAGATGGTTTTCGTGACCGCCGCCATAGTTCGGAAGACCGCACTCATGACAAACATAACAATGAAGGAGATCAGGAAGTAAATAAAGAACTGGGCCGGTTCGCGTCGAAGATTGACCATAAAGTAAAGGATAACGTTGAACGCGACTGCAAGAGCGAACTTTACCGGTATGTCGCTTACCACACCCGCAATAGCCTCTGTTGCTGGGTGGTAGAAAGCATAGGAAGCTTGCTTTTCCACAATCGGTCGCTGGGCGTAGAGCGTGTTAATCTCAGACATAGCTGCCAGTGCGTTCAAAAGTacggcgaagaagagcgCCGCCCCTTTGGAAGTGAAAGAAGCAGTGTCATTAGGAGCGTTGTAGTAAACCGAGCCGATGATCAGGGCCATGATGATCTGTCCACAGACCGTTGATACAGTGGTCTGGATATCCATCCATAGCCGTTGATAGGCGCGTTTCGTGTTCAACTTAATCTGCATGGGTACGCTCAGCAGAAATGGTGACTTGGGTCGCGTGTGTTTAGCCTGCACAGCCCGCTTGCGCTCGTGAAACTCTGTATCGGTAACCTTGTTGCCATGCAAAGGATGCTCTTTTTCATACGAAGCAATCTCGGAAAGCGTCTTCTGATACTCGGGTGACTGACGCCAATAGGCTTCAAAGTCGTCAGGGGTGCGAGGAACACGGCTCTCCATGCCTGCACGTGGCCGGCGTTCCTGGGGGTTGGTAACAGAGGTCAGAAAATCGCCTGTGGTTTGTCTCGGGGGACACTCCCAGCCCTGTCGCTCAAAGAAGGCTTTCGCCTCCGAAGTAGGTCCAAAATAAATCTGGCGGCCCTCGTAGAGTACCGACACCTTATCGAAGATGTCATAGATGCTCTGGCTCGCTTGGTAGATGGCAACTGCATGAGCTGAGCCTGCCAGATCAGCCATCAATCGCAGAGCCTCGACGAATTTCAGCGCCGTGGCCGAGTCGAGACCACGGGTCGAGTTATCCCATGCCGCCAAAGGTGCTGCGGCCAAAGTCATTTCGGCAATGCTAACACGCTTGCGCTCTCCTCCTGAGACACCCCTGATAAACTCATTTCCAACCTTAGTGTTGTACGTGTGGCTCAGTCCGAAGACAGCCATGACTACCTTAGTGATATGCTTCGCGTGTTCGTCTCGAGATAGCCCTTTGATACGACGCTGTGGGGTGCGCATAGCGGCGGCGAATTCGAGGGTCTGGCCAACGGTGAGGTGAGGGAAGTGCTTGTCCACCTATAACATAATCAGTGCGGGTAATGCTAGCTCACGACAGTATAGACATACCTCTTGGTTGTAGACCACTTCACCTTTGAACTCCTTGATCATCTGATGTTGAGGGATGCCTGTATCATGTCAGTAGATTCACATGTAAATGATAAGAGTGTCATTACCATTGTAATGTATCACGCTGTCATCATTGACAGTCAAGCCATCAAGTTCACCACAAAGTGACTTGAGAAAAGTACTGCAGCCCGCACCCGGACgaccaagaacaagaagaagctctccACTCTTCAAAACACCATTGAACTCATTCAAAATCCGCTTGGGCGGAGAGTGACGAGTCCGAAGTGCCTCGCCAATGCGAAAAGGGGCACTGAAGGTCGATGCGACAGTATCCTGAAATTGGACGGCCGCGCCAGTCCCTGAGATAGAAAGGTTCTTGAACACGATGCCTGGTCGAAGATCGAGAGCACCCTGTTGACGAAACTCACCGAGACCATATGCGAGCCACTTTCCGAGATCGAACTTGTCCGTCTGGGGGTCAAGACAGGGGTCATCCTCTCGGATCGTGCCCATAGTATCTGGACGACCAGAGACGGCTGTATGCTGGGTATAGACGCTTGAACGCCGTCTCATGGACTCATGAGTCGCAATCCGAACTAGATTCTGTCTCTCCTCGGGACCAATGAGGGCCACagaggggtgggatgggtCTTCTTCATTATGCGTATGCTGTGTGTTAGGTGTGTTTTGGCGTAATAGATGGTCCTCGTCCTGGGACCAGGGGCCGGTCTGATCGGGAGCCATGTCGTAGACGCTAGCCAGCTGTCAAACGGCAGCGATCACGGAGGAATAAAGAGGGATGCGGTGATTTTTCTTAATGTTGttcaaaaaggaaaaccGCGCTCACGTCCCAGTCATATATGAACAATTTCGCATTCCCCTGGCCGGTATATCGGTCCCCAGGGGGGCCGATGTGGCTTCCATGGTTCAAGGGTACAGAGCTTGAGTCTACAACAAGCCAAGTCGATCTAGGCTGTGCGTATACTCGGATGCGGATCTTAGTATGGACCGGTAAAGTTGTGGAGCAGGGGTCCAGCCTAGCTGGCCATCGGATCTCGCAAGAATAGATGCTGTTGAGGGTGCCTGAAGCACGCCCACCAATGAACGGGGGGCATTGTGGGATGTGTCAGCGGATCTTTGTCTTCAGAGGACCCGATCAGCCACGTTGATCCACAAGTGGATTGCGGATGAGATACAAATCCAGATGTTCCGGCTTCCGAATTGAGCGGATAGCGGAATCTCTGCCTGCTTAACAGCGCTGACTAAGTATCTCCGCTGACTACTCACTGACTGCCTCAGGCTGGTACGGTCCGGATCGTCGTGACTATCGGATGTTAAACTTCGCAGAGGCCGAGCACTATTTAAAACAGGACTTCAGGAGTTCAGTATCCGGATAATGCTGTCGTCAGATCTGGAGGGATCTGCAACGGCTTAGAGTCATGTGAGTATGGACGGTGGATGCTTGCCTTCCCCTACGTCATACCCATTGCGGTAGAAATGTGTACCAGATCGATTCCCAGGGTTTACTCGGATTCGGCCTGGtacgcttcttcttcaggcaATGAATCCTCCGGATAAAAGTCTGCTAAGCTATCCGGTCACGGTTCACTTATCCCAGCTACTTTAACAGCTATTGATTATTTATGTTCTTATTATTTCCAGCGTTCTTTTGAAAATTAGGAACTCTATTTCCTATATATATCATCTCCATACTTTGTCCTAGCCTCCATAGATCTCGAATTGAACATccatgattatatatagttgtCTATAACTATCATCTATAACTATACGGCTGATACCGACTGTCTCAGGCTACTATGGCCTTCACCGTAAATGGCTGGCAGTGACTCCGGTAATATGCATGTCAAGCTGGTCTTTCGAATGAGTGGATGGTTTGGCTATTATCTGGATACTCTAAGACAGAATGACTGAGTAGAGTCTTCAGGTAAAAGCCACATACAAAGAAGGTCTGATGAACTGGGTGTATCTACACACTACTAATATGTCCCGACAACCGATATATAAAGTGAGCAACGTCACATTTCCCACATGCATAATGTTTTCATTGGTAAAAAAGCCAAATACTATTATCTCATCGATTGGCATGACTATctctaccatcatcatgtcccATAACACATTCCTTATGTACActccatatatatatttaccaGCAACCACCGTCTCTACCTTCAAGCATAAtactcctccacccactcctTAATCTGCTTCACCTCATTATCTACCACCTTTTTTACCCCCTCGTTCGCATAATAATCTGCCATATACAAATCGGAGCAATGGAATCCGCCCGGAATAACCTGCACGGGTTCATTCGCCGTGCTCGCCAGCGGTCCACCAGGCCGGAAAGTGCTCGACACACCGGAGTCGCGCCAGGGGTCGTATTGCCTTCACAAGTTTATTAGCATTGACTTCATCAATTACATTCTACGGAATCTAGGAGACCTACCCATTCGTCCAGATCAACCGCGTCGTGTTGCGGGTCATGTCCCACCCACCGGTCCAGCTGTTCACCGTGGCAGAGTTCTTACCCTTCGCGCTACCGTACGTGTAGCCGTTCGTTTCGGGGAAGTAGAGCGAGCATTGGCGTTGCCAGTAGGAGGCGCTGACGAGCCGGGGCACAATGGTGGAGGTACCCTCGGGAGCACCGCTGGATTCTCGTTAGTGCGTTCTTCGTGTGTTATCGTGGAAGGAGGTAAGGGGTACGCACTCTTGCCAGTAGAAGAAAGGCTCGTTGCAAAGGAACCATTCCCATTGGCGGTCGACGGGATTGCCGACGGATGTATCGGTGTAGATAGGGCTCGAGGCGTTGTAGCTGTCGAAGCAGGCGACGCTCCATTCGTCGGTCCAGTAGCCGTAGCCTGCGCAGTCTGTCACTGGGTTAGACTTGAAGATAGAAAGGGATGAGACAAGGGGTGGTGGCATACAATCAGGGAGAATGGTTGAATTGAACCAGTTTGCGTAGTTGGCCAGGGCCTTTTCGAGGCCGACACCCTCGGGGCCGGGGGTTACTGCCGCGCCGGCTTCGACACCCTGCTTTCGTTAGTATAATGCTTTGCTATGGGGCTGTTAGAGATGGCCTACCTCGACGGCGTCACAgaactggaagaaggaagagtatCCTGTGGCAAAGTCGTTGTCCTGCCAGAGGTACGGTCCGTTGGGGAGGACACTGTTGCTGTCAGAATGGCTTCTCCTATAGAAATGGAAGTACTCACGCGGCAAAGTCATCGAAATGCTCAACAGCTCCCAAGCCAAACAATTCCTTGAgtgcctgctgctccttggCAGTTCCGTTCTTTCCAACCTTGTCGACATACTCGGCTACCAGAGACACGTCCTTGCTGCAGTTCTGTGCCATACCTTGCTGGATGGGGTAGAAGTATTGCCACTGATCTGGTTAGCTGCGGGTAGAGACAACAAAAGCAGGTTACACCTACAAAGTCATAGATAGCCTCCACAGGAGCACTAGTGGCATGGTAAGCCCAGAACGTTCCAGGCGCGACAGACTCGGTCCAAGCCGTCAAGGCACCGCTGTATGATCCACCGACCATGACCCAGGGCTAGATCGTCAGCACCTATCAAAAACATAGAGCGGTGAAGGTAACATACAGCATTCTGCGCATTGCTGCGGGTGCTGTTATCGAATTGCAGTTTCACCGTCTCGGCGAAGTAGGTCAGGTCCAGAATGGCTTGGTCCAATGTAAGATACTGAAGAGTTTCGGCATTGAGTACCTCATAAGGCGAAGAATCACCCCAGTAGCGGTCTGGTTTAGTATCAATCAGCTATGTTTCTTCCATGGCAGCGGTGACACTCACGCTCAATGATAATGACGGCACCCTGGATCTCCTGCGCATAAACACCAGTGAGAGTCTCATTGGTGAGATACCCCTCATAGCCATCGGCAGAGACCTCTCCAGGAGTAAAGAGGACAACCTAGTCTAATCAGCAATGTTCCTCATGTTCACGGACTCTGCCAACGGCTAGATTCCAATATGGCCGGTCATACGACCAAATGCTAGAGACGCACCGGTGACCCAGGACCACCCCAGTATTCAGTACTCCACCAGTACCGCTGGGAAAACGTTCCCTTGTCTGGATTATGATGGTCCAGCAACTGCTCAAAGTTAGCCTCGCCTGTGGTCGCAGCCGATTTACTCGAAGCTGGCCGAGGGACAGGCTTGGGCACAAGACGAGGGCGAGCAGCCTGAGCCAGAGACGCCCAAGAGAGCGCCAGGGCTGCGGCAGCGACAGCGGAGAAGGAACGCATCGTGAGCTGTCGAAGGGAACTGAGGATCCTACAACCACAGTAGACGAACTGGCACGAGAGAACGGCCAGTGCCGGAGGAAGTGAGCGATTTATGTCTGCGCCGGCGCCATGGCGTGAGCGCAGCAGGAACTCCGCTCCTGCTAGGCGATACTACCTTACTCCAATGCATAGATTAAACCAGGCACGGCATGAGGAGTGCGGCAGAGACAAATCCTGAGCGTGACTGCAGAATTGATTGTTGTGCACCGTCGGAGAGCGTCGGGGCAGCCGGACGGGGTGGAGCCTGCAGATGACATCGTCAGAAGATAAATGGATGAGATGCTGATGGAAGCGAGCACATTGGAGGCTAGACTAGACACTTTAGCCTTTTGTAGTGCCGGCGCCGCGGGGAGTCCGGCTGCAGTGCCATCGGAGGTGCGCCTGCAGGAACGCGTGATAACGAAGGTTGAGAGAGATAGCAGGATTGCGATTGCGAGATAACGCGGAGACGTTAATTAATATCCACAACGGCAATGGCATGATATGGAAATCAAATGGAATGCGGGATGCTATGCTAAACGGTGCATTTGGATGCAGTAtctataaaaagaagaatacaATTGAATACAAGTGATAAATAACCCCATCTATCTTTCTTACAagtcaccatcctcatcctcggccGTCGTCTTTCCCTGTTTGTTCAGGCGCGACATCTCCACTTGCTCCCCCCGGCCAGCACCGCCGGCCGTCGACATCGCAATCGCCTGTCGTCCCGTATCCGAAGACTCGAGAAACTCGCGCAGTCGCTTCTTGCCCTCCACGAGCGCCTGGTTCGACGCAGCCTccgtcatcttcatgatcGGTCCCCACAGATTGAGCTGGTACGTCACGTACCCTGCAACGAGGCACACAaacaagaggaagaagtaggcGGGGTTACGGAGAACTGTGCACAATTAGCCATGGTCAATCACACTCCGAAATTCATAAAGCAAAACTTACCAGCAACGATTTCGTTCCAGCCAAGCGCCAGAAGAATACCATAAAAGTACAGGGGCACCTGCGTCATGCCGCCAATGGCGCTGCGCTTGGCCTCCACATACACTCCATCCGCAGCCTTCTTGAACCGCACTGTCAGCTCCTGTCGTTTAGACTCGCTAAGGATTgtcatctcctcttccaagctctttccctcctcttcgtcgactCCGCCGATCGGCGGCAggtcctcctcatcggccgCAGTCGCAGAGCTGGGCGTGTGCCCAACCCAGCGATCCAGTGGCGGCGGTGCAGACGTCTCCGCCAGTCGG belongs to Aspergillus luchuensis IFO 4308 DNA, chromosome 3, nearly complete sequence and includes:
- a CDS encoding uncharacterized protein (COG:S;~EggNog:ENOG410QE8M;~InterPro:IPR029069;~PFAM:PF13279;~TransMembrane:1 (o12-30i)), translated to MADLSTLREVILPTLFSWKSLAIVLALLNLKNIPFSWHIRLLTHLLLNLRRSPTSPPFPTCPPSPTLTSKNQKNIQTHPIFHPHTLTTRTSLWETDYNFHKSNSTYFSDLDISRTAIVTRVYTPGLALVSLEFDHELKNGKDENAKVNVGKKVYVALGSTFTSFKREIGPLQRYRVLSRVVGWDRKWVYVLSAFVGMGSGNGKSGGKANGKVFATAVSKYVVKKGWVTVPPERVLRASGMLPERSVGDGEGEDGVVVEEEEEGTVEGIVEGVGEVLSKDDNDATGQGVSDWTWEMIEEERVRGMKIVEGYVGLDEKLLAEWE
- a CDS encoding CFEM domain-containing protein (InterPro:IPR008427;~PFAM:PF05730;~SECRETED:SignalP(1-18)) yields the protein MKFSILFPIATFFSFAAAQSIPDCLGNCVESSTICGDGDLNCYCTNTGFQQGVVDCLNNSGCGDEVQTGIDLQNQLCG
- a CDS encoding uncharacterized protein (COG:Q;~EggNog:ENOG410PFN7;~InterPro:IPR034001,IPR043926,IPR027417,IPR003593, IPR010929,IPR017871,IPR029481,IPR003439,IPR013525, IPR034003;~PFAM:PF01061,PF00005,PF06422,PF14510;~TransMembrane:13 (o514-534i546-568o588-612i624-645o651-673i760-777o1181-1199i1211-1234o1254-1280i1292-1313o1319-1339i1346-1364o1446-1465i);~go_component: GO:0016020 - membrane [Evidence IEA];~go_component: GO:0016021 - integral component of membrane [Evidence IEA];~go_function: GO:0005524 - ATP binding [Evidence IEA];~go_function: GO:0016887 - ATPase activity [Evidence IEA];~go_function: GO:0042626 - ATPase-coupled transmembrane transporter activity [Evidence IEA];~go_process: GO:0055085 - transmembrane transport [Evidence IEA]): MAPDQTGPWSQDEDHLLRQNTPNTQHTHNEEDPSHPSVALIGPEERQNLVRIATHESMRRRSSVYTQHTAVSGRPDTMGTIREDDPCLDPQTDKFDLGKWLAYGLGEFRQQGALDLRPGIVFKNLSISGTGAAVQFQDTVASTFSAPFRIGEALRTRHSPPKRILNEFNGVLKSGELLLVLGRPGAGCSTFLKSLCGELDGLTVNDDSVIHYNGIPQHQMIKEFKGEVVYNQEVDKHFPHLTVGQTLEFAAAMRTPQRRIKGLSRDEHAKHITKVVMAVFGLSHTYNTKVGNEFIRGVSGGERKRVSIAEMTLAAAPLAAWDNSTRGLDSATALKFVEALRLMADLAGSAHAVAIYQASQSIYDIFDKVSVLYEGRQIYFGPTSEAKAFFERQGWECPPRQTTGDFLTSVTNPQERRPRAGMESRVPRTPDDFEAYWRQSPEYQKTLSEIASYEKEHPLHGNKVTDTEFHERKRAVQAKHTRPKSPFLLSVPMQIKLNTKRAYQRLWMDIQTTVSTVCGQIIMALIIGSVYYNAPNDTASFTSKGAALFFAVLLNALAAMSEINTLYAQRPIVEKQASYAFYHPATEAIAGVVSDIPVKFALAVAFNVILYFMVNLRREPAQFFIYFLISFIVMFVMSAVFRTMAAVTKTISQAMSLAGVLILALVVYTGFVLPVPSMHPWFEWIHYINPIYYAFEILVANEFHGREFPCSSFIPSYADMNGSSFVCSTSGSTAGEKLVSGDRYIAVNFRYYYSHVWRNFGILIAFLIAFMAIYFLATELNSSTTSTAEVLVFHRSQKRALSRATGPKSADVENGVELSTIKPTGTEKLENLGGLAPQQDIFTWRDVCYDVDIKGETRRLLDHVSGWVKPGTLTALMGVSGAGKTTLLDVLAHRTTMGVITGDMFVNGKGLDASFQRKTGYVQQQDLHLQTATVRESLQFSALLRQPPNVSLKEKYDYVEEVISMLKMEDFAEAVVGVPGEGLNVEQRKLLTIGVELAARPKLLLFLDEPTSGLDSQSSWAICAFLRRLADHGQAVLCTIHQPSAVLFQQFDRLLFLARGGKTVYFGPVGENSRTLLDYFETHDAPRPCGEDENPAEYMLEMVNNGSNAKGENWFDVWKQSSESQDVQVEIDRIHAEKQNAPAEEDSEWSHTEFAMPFWFQLYQVTYRVFQQYWRMPSYVLAKWGLGVFGGLFIGFSFYHAKSSLQGLQTVIYSIFMLCSIFPSLVQQIMPLFITQRDLYEVRERPSKAYSWKAFLMANIIVEIPYQIVLGIIVFACYYFPVVGIQSSARQATVLILCIELFIYTSTFAHMIIAAMPDTVTASAVVTLLFAMSLIFCGIMQSPSALPGFWIFMYRASPFTYWASAMVSTQVSGREVVCSSSELSVLDPPTGQSCGEYLGQYAELAGGNLLNPNATTGCEYCSVSTADAYISMTGIVASDKWRNFGIFWVYVVVQIAAAAAFYYLFRVKKWRKQ